A genome region from Methylohalobius crimeensis 10Ki includes the following:
- the ccmI gene encoding c-type cytochrome biogenesis protein CcmI, with amino-acid sequence MTTFWLVAAGLVLLAYALFWWSLRRPPKVDDQAQLNANLNVHRSRRLELEQERREGKLSSHEFDQLVAELDRELLDAASPRPEAKRAEGFQGLTSIAVTLAILPMIALALYFGLGRPDLIGAGVNSAPSQNVPDSLQAGIERLKQRLRDNPDDPRGWMLLARSFQAMNRLDEAQNAYEQALRLVPEDLDLKARYAEVLAQRQQGDLRGKPLQLVREILDADPKHPYALWLSGLAALHAGDREQARRHWQALLDQMPPGSSSAEQLRAMITKAGLALDAQPTATTTVQVRAKVQLAPDLLSHATPEDQVYIFARAAQGPPMPLAIVRKRVKDLPVTVILDDSMAMMPQMKLSNFDRVVLGARVAKSGNAKGAPGDLEGWTNPVSITDDEPHVIVIDEVRS; translated from the coding sequence ATGACCACTTTTTGGCTCGTTGCAGCCGGCCTGGTGTTGCTGGCTTATGCCCTATTCTGGTGGAGTTTGCGTCGCCCACCCAAGGTGGACGATCAAGCTCAATTGAACGCCAATTTGAACGTTCACCGCAGCCGCCGCCTCGAACTGGAGCAGGAACGGCGCGAAGGAAAACTTTCTTCCCATGAATTCGATCAACTGGTCGCCGAATTGGACCGGGAATTGCTCGATGCGGCATCCCCTCGCCCCGAAGCCAAGCGCGCCGAAGGCTTCCAGGGACTGACCTCCATCGCCGTCACTTTGGCGATATTGCCGATGATCGCCTTGGCCCTCTATTTCGGTCTCGGACGTCCGGACCTGATCGGGGCCGGCGTCAATTCAGCCCCATCTCAAAACGTACCCGACTCTTTGCAAGCCGGTATCGAACGGCTGAAACAACGCCTCCGGGACAACCCCGACGATCCTCGGGGATGGATGCTGCTGGCCCGCTCCTTCCAGGCCATGAATCGGCTGGATGAAGCCCAAAACGCGTACGAGCAGGCCTTGCGCCTGGTTCCCGAGGATTTGGATCTGAAGGCCCGCTATGCCGAAGTGCTGGCCCAGCGTCAACAGGGAGATTTGCGCGGCAAGCCGCTTCAATTGGTACGGGAGATCCTCGACGCCGATCCCAAGCACCCCTATGCCTTGTGGCTATCGGGCCTGGCGGCGCTCCATGCCGGCGATCGGGAGCAAGCGCGCCGACATTGGCAAGCCTTGCTCGATCAGATGCCGCCGGGGAGCTCCTCGGCTGAACAGCTGCGCGCGATGATCACCAAGGCGGGACTTGCCCTGGATGCCCAGCCGACCGCGACGACGACTGTCCAAGTGCGGGCCAAAGTGCAACTGGCACCCGATTTGCTCTCCCACGCCACCCCCGAAGATCAGGTCTATATTTTCGCTCGCGCCGCCCAAGGCCCTCCCATGCCCCTGGCCATCGTCCGCAAGCGGGTGAAAGATCTGCCGGTGACGGTGATCTTGGATGACTCCATGGCCATGATGCCGCAGATGAAGCTTTCCAATTTCGATCGCGTCGTTCTCGGCGCTCGGGTGGCCAAATCCGGCAACGCCAAGGGTGCACCCGGCGATCTGGAGGGCTGGACAAATCCGGTGTCGATCACTGATGATGAACCCCACGTCATCGTCATCGACGAGGTTCGATCATGA
- the ccmE gene encoding cytochrome c maturation protein CcmE has product MTPRRRRMILVGVIVIGVSVATFLALAAFQKNLLYFYTPSQIEAGEAPTGYAFRVGGLVEEGSVRRNPDNLAVRFILTDGSARVTVFHEGILPDLFREGQGIIAIGQLQSDGLFKASQVLAKHDENYMPPEVAEALEKSGKLPPVDDFKEVRP; this is encoded by the coding sequence ATGACCCCTCGTAGGCGGCGTATGATCCTGGTCGGCGTCATCGTAATCGGCGTCAGCGTAGCGACCTTCCTGGCCTTGGCGGCATTTCAGAAAAATCTTTTGTATTTTTACACGCCGTCCCAAATCGAAGCGGGAGAGGCCCCCACCGGCTATGCCTTCCGGGTCGGGGGCTTGGTGGAAGAAGGCAGTGTCCGGCGCAATCCCGACAACCTGGCGGTGCGGTTCATCCTCACCGACGGAAGCGCTCGAGTCACCGTGTTTCATGAAGGGATCCTGCCGGATTTATTCCGGGAAGGCCAAGGCATCATCGCCATCGGCCAACTCCAATCGGATGGCCTTTTCAAAGCATCCCAGGTCCTTGCCAAGCACGATGAAAATTATATGCCGCCGGAAGTGGCCGAAGCGCTCGAAAAAAGCGGCAAACTTCCGCCCGTGGATGATTTCAAAGAGGTGCGCCCATGA
- a CDS encoding cytochrome c-type biogenesis protein: protein MTFTLPSLFLALFLNLLIAPAWAGIEVREFPDPRLEARYQDLIEELRCLVCQNQSLADSKADLAEDLRDEVYTMLMAGKDDREIIDFLVNRYGDFVLYRPPVKTTTALLWFGPFIALLGGIFILWFLTRKRRPETPSALSEEERRRLDSLLKDRQDNP from the coding sequence GTGACCTTTACTTTACCCAGCCTGTTTCTCGCCCTCTTCCTCAATCTTTTAATCGCCCCGGCCTGGGCAGGTATAGAAGTACGCGAATTCCCCGACCCCCGATTGGAAGCCCGTTATCAAGACCTGATCGAAGAACTTCGCTGCCTGGTTTGCCAAAATCAATCCCTGGCCGATTCCAAGGCGGATCTGGCCGAGGATTTGCGCGACGAGGTCTATACCATGCTCATGGCCGGCAAGGACGACCGGGAAATCATCGACTTCCTGGTCAACCGATACGGAGACTTCGTCCTCTACCGACCGCCGGTGAAAACCACCACCGCCCTGCTCTGGTTCGGCCCCTTCATCGCTTTATTGGGAGGGATATTCATTCTCTGGTTCCTCACCCGCAAGCGCCGGCCTGAGACCCCTTCGGCCTTGAGCGAAGAAGAACGCCGCCGCTTGGATTCCCTATTAAAAGACCGACAAGATAACCCATGA
- the ccmB gene encoding heme exporter protein CcmB: MLNSPLLAFWAVLRRDLVLAYRHRGELANPMLFFLMIVSLYPLGISPEPDILRIIAPGVVWIAALLAALFSLENLFRNDFQDGTLEQLLLSPHPLAVLILAKVLAHWLVSGLPMLLLAPLLGLLLDLPAAGQWALIETLALGTPLLSLIGAIGTALTVGLQRGGVLLTLLVMPLYIPVLIFATNAVTAATVGMPISGQLYFLASLLALALTLVPIALAAAVRISLS; encoded by the coding sequence ATGCTGAATTCTCCTTTGCTGGCTTTCTGGGCGGTGTTGCGCCGGGATCTCGTGTTGGCCTATCGCCACCGCGGGGAACTGGCCAATCCCATGCTGTTTTTTTTAATGATTGTCAGCCTCTATCCGCTGGGCATCAGTCCGGAACCGGATATCCTTCGCATCATCGCTCCCGGGGTGGTGTGGATCGCCGCCTTGCTGGCCGCCTTGTTCTCGCTGGAGAACCTCTTCCGCAACGATTTCCAGGACGGCACTTTGGAGCAATTGCTCCTCAGTCCCCATCCCCTGGCCGTGCTCATCCTGGCCAAGGTCCTGGCCCACTGGTTGGTCAGCGGCCTGCCGATGCTGCTTTTGGCACCGCTGCTGGGGCTTTTGCTCGATCTACCCGCCGCCGGCCAATGGGCCTTGATCGAAACCTTGGCTCTGGGTACGCCCCTGCTGAGCCTGATCGGCGCCATCGGAACGGCCCTGACCGTCGGATTGCAGCGCGGCGGCGTCCTGCTCACGCTGTTGGTCATGCCCTTGTACATTCCAGTCCTGATCTTCGCCACCAACGCGGTGACGGCGGCGACGGTCGGCATGCCGATTTCCGGGCAATTGTACTTCCTGGCCTCCCTTCTGGCCCTGGCTCTGACGCTGGTACCGATCGCCCTGGCGGCAGCGGTGCGAATCAGTTTAAGCTGA
- a CDS encoding heme ABC transporter permease, which translates to MWAFLHKLASPKHFYRITGAWIPWLGAATAALLIAGLYLGLWIAPTDYQQGDSYRIIFVHVPAAWMSLFIYVFMAVAGGIGLIWNIKMADIMAAGSAPIGASFTFLALATGSIWGKPMWGTWWVWDARLTSELILLFLYLGYIALQAAIEDPRIAARAGAILAIVGSVNIPIIHYSVEWWNTLHQGPTVTRFDKPAMHISMLWPLLLMALAFQLYFFTVLLLRARSELLWRERRSRWVQELFGNSDKPNLSKSQEATP; encoded by the coding sequence ATGTGGGCGTTCCTGCACAAACTGGCTTCTCCCAAACATTTCTATCGCATTACCGGCGCGTGGATTCCATGGCTGGGTGCCGCCACCGCGGCGCTTTTGATCGCCGGTTTATATTTGGGGCTGTGGATCGCCCCGACCGACTATCAGCAAGGGGACAGCTACCGGATCATATTCGTCCACGTCCCCGCCGCCTGGATGTCACTGTTCATATACGTTTTCATGGCCGTGGCCGGCGGTATCGGCCTGATTTGGAACATTAAAATGGCCGACATCATGGCGGCCGGCTCCGCTCCCATCGGCGCCTCCTTCACCTTCTTGGCGCTGGCCACCGGTTCCATCTGGGGAAAACCCATGTGGGGCACCTGGTGGGTCTGGGATGCGCGCCTGACTTCCGAACTGATTCTGCTGTTTCTCTATTTGGGCTACATCGCCCTCCAGGCCGCCATCGAAGACCCTCGCATCGCCGCCCGGGCGGGTGCGATCCTGGCCATCGTGGGCAGCGTCAACATTCCCATCATTCACTACTCGGTGGAATGGTGGAACACCCTCCATCAGGGACCCACGGTGACCCGCTTCGACAAACCGGCCATGCATATCAGCATGCTTTGGCCGTTGCTGCTCATGGCCTTGGCTTTCCAGCTGTATTTCTTCACCGTGCTGCTCCTGCGGGCGCGGTCCGAACTTCTGTGGCGCGAGCGACGCAGCCGCTGGGTGCAGGAACTGTTCGGGAACTCCGACAAGCCTAACCTCTCAAAGAGCCAGGAGGCCACCCCATGA
- a CDS encoding DsbE family thiol:disulfide interchange protein, protein MLKYILPLGLFIGLLILLGVGLTLNPREVPSPLVGKPAPGFQLTRLDNAEQPVSEEIFQGRVTLFNVWSSWCTACRQEHPVLMDLARRGEVTLIGLNYKDSRAAARSVLEHSGNPYRLSAFDADGKVGIDWGVYGVPETFVIDRHGIVRYKHIGPVTAQIWEEKLAPLVRYLEKQS, encoded by the coding sequence ATGCTCAAATATATTTTGCCCCTAGGATTATTCATCGGTTTGCTGATTCTTCTCGGCGTGGGTCTCACTTTGAATCCGCGCGAGGTGCCTTCCCCCTTGGTCGGAAAACCGGCGCCCGGATTTCAACTGACGCGCCTTGACAACGCCGAGCAGCCCGTCTCCGAGGAAATTTTCCAAGGCCGAGTCACCTTATTTAATGTTTGGTCCTCCTGGTGCACCGCTTGCCGGCAGGAACATCCGGTACTGATGGATCTGGCCCGCCGAGGCGAGGTGACGCTCATCGGGCTGAATTACAAGGATAGTCGGGCCGCCGCCCGGTCGGTCCTCGAACACTCCGGCAATCCCTATCGGTTGAGCGCCTTCGATGCCGACGGCAAGGTGGGCATCGATTGGGGCGTTTACGGCGTTCCGGAAACCTTCGTCATCGACCGACACGGCATCGTCCGCTACAAGCATATCGGTCCCGTTACTGCCCAGATTTGGGAGGAAAAGCTGGCCCCCTTGGTACGCTACCTGGAGAAGCAATCGTGA
- a CDS encoding isochorismatase family protein, protein MIELQPSTDALIVVDVQNDFLPGGTLAIPEGDQIIPVLNHYIDRFTAEGLPILATRDWHPSHHCSFQSRGGPWPPHCIAETHGAQFPSELCLPSETRIISKATEPEREAYSGFDGTDLDRQLQRLGMKRLFIGGLATDYCVLNTVRDARSCGYQVFLLRDAVRAVNINPGDEQKALDEMQRLETRFITLQDLA, encoded by the coding sequence ATGATCGAGTTGCAACCAAGCACCGACGCTTTGATCGTCGTCGACGTGCAAAACGATTTTCTTCCAGGCGGCACGCTGGCGATCCCGGAGGGGGATCAAATCATCCCTGTTTTGAATCATTACATCGACCGATTCACGGCCGAAGGACTCCCGATCCTCGCAACCCGCGACTGGCATCCTTCCCACCACTGTTCGTTCCAATCGCGGGGCGGGCCTTGGCCGCCTCACTGCATCGCCGAAACCCACGGCGCCCAATTCCCTTCCGAGCTCTGCTTGCCCAGCGAAACGCGAATCATCTCCAAGGCCACCGAGCCGGAGAGAGAAGCCTATTCCGGCTTTGACGGAACCGACCTGGACAGGCAGCTCCAACGACTGGGCATGAAGCGTCTTTTCATCGGCGGATTGGCCACCGATTATTGTGTCCTCAATACGGTACGGGACGCCCGCAGCTGCGGCTATCAAGTGTTCCTGCTACGCGATGCGGTCCGCGCCGTCAACATCAACCCCGGCGACGAACAAAAAGCTTTGGACGAAATGCAACGCCTGGAAACTCGTTTCATTACTCTTCAGGATCTGGCATGA
- the ccmD gene encoding heme exporter protein CcmD → MNWPEFFHMGGYGAYVWSAYGLAAGVLVWNLITPWLKRREVMRKLKRLYRQEDLPS, encoded by the coding sequence ATGAACTGGCCCGAATTCTTTCACATGGGCGGTTACGGCGCTTATGTCTGGAGCGCATACGGCCTGGCCGCTGGGGTGCTGGTTTGGAACCTGATCACTCCCTGGCTCAAACGGCGTGAAGTCATGCGCAAATTAAAACGACTTTATCGGCAAGAGGATTTACCTTCATGA
- a CDS encoding heme lyase CcmF/NrfE family subunit, whose product MTAEIGQLALIMALLMAALQAFFPLAGTLFRLPTWMTVGRPAARAQCLFLGVAFYCLVQSFVVNDFSLLYVAQHSNTALPLFYRITAVWGAHEGSVLLWALILGLWTCAVSIFNRGLSEPFVARVLGVLGLISVGILLFILLTSNPFERIVPAPMDGQDLNPLLQDFGLAVHPPMLYMGYVGMAVPFSFAIAALLSGSLDAAWARWSRPWTLVAWAFLTLGITLGSWWAYYELGWGGWWFWDPVENASFMPWLMATALIHCLAVTEKRGAFKAWTVLLAIFAFSLSLLGMFLVRSGVLVSVHAFATDPERGVFILIFLGLVIGGSLLLYALRAPTVKDHARFHWFSKEALLLLNNILLVTASASVLLGTLYPLVLDALGLGKISVGPPYFGSVFTPLTAPLFLLAGIGPLVAWRQGQLSRLWRQVRWLIPASMVIAAVVSAIWFDPTHLKTLAALSCAFWLAATALLPLWQRVRNRPGVAGWKQPRSFYGMILAHFGLAVFLIGVALSNQFSVEKTVRLAPGESVELAGYTFAFQGIREIDGPNYGADIGQFEVRKNGERIAILEPEKRFYRVQRNIMTEAAIDPSLRRDLYVALGESLDGEAWSVRLYVKPAIRWIWLGGLLMMLGGGLAATDRRYRAAQATRRVEATDQSITVSP is encoded by the coding sequence ATGACTGCGGAAATCGGCCAATTGGCCTTGATCATGGCTTTGTTGATGGCGGCCCTGCAGGCCTTTTTTCCTCTCGCCGGAACCCTCTTCCGGTTGCCAACCTGGATGACGGTGGGGCGCCCGGCCGCTCGCGCCCAGTGCCTGTTCCTGGGCGTGGCGTTCTACTGCCTGGTACAGAGTTTCGTGGTGAACGATTTTTCGTTGCTCTACGTCGCCCAGCATTCCAATACGGCCTTACCCCTGTTTTATCGAATCACCGCCGTTTGGGGTGCCCACGAGGGGTCGGTGCTTTTATGGGCCTTGATTCTGGGGCTGTGGACCTGTGCGGTCAGCATTTTCAACCGAGGGCTTTCCGAACCCTTCGTCGCCCGCGTGCTGGGGGTATTGGGACTGATCAGCGTGGGCATCCTCCTGTTCATCCTGCTCACCTCCAATCCCTTCGAACGGATCGTGCCGGCACCGATGGACGGTCAGGATCTCAATCCGCTCCTGCAGGATTTCGGTCTGGCGGTCCATCCGCCCATGCTTTACATGGGCTACGTGGGCATGGCGGTTCCCTTCAGTTTCGCCATCGCCGCCCTTCTCTCGGGTTCCCTCGATGCCGCCTGGGCACGCTGGTCGCGTCCCTGGACCCTGGTGGCATGGGCGTTTCTCACTCTGGGCATCACCCTCGGCTCGTGGTGGGCTTACTATGAACTGGGCTGGGGCGGCTGGTGGTTCTGGGATCCGGTGGAGAACGCCTCCTTCATGCCCTGGCTGATGGCCACCGCCTTGATCCACTGTCTGGCGGTGACGGAAAAACGCGGCGCTTTCAAGGCCTGGACCGTGCTGTTGGCCATCTTCGCTTTCTCCCTGAGCCTGCTGGGCATGTTCTTGGTGCGTTCCGGGGTTCTGGTTTCGGTGCACGCTTTCGCCACCGACCCCGAACGGGGGGTATTCATCCTCATCTTCCTGGGATTGGTGATCGGCGGTTCGCTGCTTCTGTATGCCCTGCGCGCGCCCACGGTCAAAGATCACGCCCGCTTCCACTGGTTCTCCAAGGAAGCCCTGCTGCTGCTCAACAATATTCTCTTGGTCACCGCCAGCGCCAGCGTTTTGCTGGGCACCCTGTATCCACTGGTGCTGGACGCCCTGGGCTTGGGCAAAATCTCCGTGGGACCGCCCTATTTCGGCAGCGTGTTCACTCCCCTCACCGCGCCCCTGTTCTTGCTCGCCGGCATCGGCCCGCTGGTGGCCTGGCGACAAGGGCAGTTGTCCCGCCTGTGGCGCCAGGTGCGATGGCTGATTCCGGCCAGCATGGTGATCGCCGCCGTAGTAAGCGCGATCTGGTTCGATCCCACCCATCTTAAAACCCTGGCCGCCTTGAGCTGCGCCTTCTGGCTGGCCGCCACCGCCCTCCTACCCTTGTGGCAACGGGTGCGCAACCGCCCCGGTGTGGCCGGTTGGAAACAACCCCGCAGCTTTTACGGCATGATCCTGGCCCACTTCGGCTTGGCGGTATTCCTGATCGGGGTGGCCCTTTCCAATCAGTTCAGCGTGGAAAAAACCGTCCGTTTGGCGCCGGGAGAATCGGTGGAGCTGGCCGGCTACACCTTCGCCTTCCAAGGTATTCGTGAGATCGACGGGCCCAATTACGGGGCGGATATCGGGCAATTCGAGGTACGCAAAAACGGCGAACGGATCGCGATTCTCGAACCGGAAAAGCGGTTTTACCGCGTCCAACGCAACATCATGACCGAGGCCGCCATCGATCCGTCCCTGCGACGCGATCTTTACGTCGCCCTCGGGGAATCCCTCGACGGCGAAGCCTGGAGCGTGCGCCTCTACGTCAAACCCGCGATCCGCTGGATCTGGCTGGGCGGTTTGTTGATGATGCTGGGAGGCGGGTTGGCCGCCACTGACCGGCGCTATCGAGCTGCCCAGGCGACCCGCCGGGTTGAGGCAACGGATCAATCCATCACCGTATCACCCTGA